One stretch of Sardina pilchardus chromosome 17, fSarPil1.1, whole genome shotgun sequence DNA includes these proteins:
- the LOC134062059 gene encoding toll-like receptor 13, with amino-acid sequence MSAALMFGWELWASVDLVFGGLPEPKIAGGKELDYFCMQTFGCPDLNKQKWEDYGGAHGDMLRVSGRDERWVMEELLPNLERRGPPFLKLCLHSRDFQLGKDIVENITDSLYRSRRTLCLVSRHYLRSNWCSLEMRLGTYRLQVEHRDVLILVFLEKIPSNLLSAHHRLARLVKTRTYIEWPQDPAQQGAFWERLWKKLLPDRGQ; translated from the exons ATGTCTGCTGCCCTCATGTTCGGGTGGGAGCTCTGGGCATCAGTTGACTTGGTGTTTGGTGGCCTGCCTGAACCCAAGATTGCTGGGGGAAAAGAACTGGACTACTtttgtatg CAGACGTTTGGGTGCCCCGACCTCAACAAACAgaagtgggaggattatggcggcgcccatggagacatgctccGTGTAAG TGGCAGGGACGAGCGCTGGGTGATGGAGGAACTCCTGCCCAACCTGGAGCGCAGGGGACCCCCATTCCTGAAGCTTTGCCTGCACAGCCGGGACTTCCAGCTGGGGAAGGATATTGTGGAGAATATAACTGACAGTCTGTACAGGAGCCGCCGCACCCTCTGCCTGGTCAGCCGCCACTACCTGCGGAGCAACTGGTGCTCCCTGGAGATGCGGCTTGGCACCTACCGGCTGCAGGTGGAGCACAGGGATGTGCTGATCCTGGTGTTCCTGGAGAAGATCCCTTCTAACCTGCTCTCTGCCCATCACAGGCTGGCCCGACTCGTCAAGACCAGGACTTACATAGAGTGGCCTCAAGACCCAGCCCAACAGGGGGCATTCTGGGAAAGACTCTGGAAAAAACTGTTGCCAGACAGGGGGCAATGA
- the LOC134061981 gene encoding toll-like receptor 13: MSTFKNVKHFRIVFWGNPLTEDKSLVSLCKTNVSLSSLKLFVYESGQHFSLRNSPFVCLNHLERLYLLGSHIHIEDFAFQGLHHLQELFLQTPGWNSSGMTPELLISQSAFKGLSGLQSLIVTAPLYVLKPEVFVDISNVKMLDFTACKIQVIEDFAFKNLSEVRHMDLRMNKISKLTKNTFFGLQTLESLMLEHNPLMHLEAECFAHLPSLRILHLGNLKLPNTEPFGMQVLNLSLIFGGFPRNLSELTITSAVRPMTLVIADDSTPDVDLSLTLSGQKIVLWGCSRPFLQSVTKLYVVTDLFICAPQHTVALCHFTSVVSLDFSQVHSSTIQSLSCLNRLVNLKSLDIERVNFINDPGVSHMFHNLTQLQIFTLSQCWLDSLEGELSLDLTSLEYFFIDSIETEVSFTTGFFEHLTSLKSAIVSEVKLRCTCDNMWFLHWARNKQQTEVFMSNPLDNPLQCLSGGGLQDLDSYGQAHCWMWGLDVGFVLFVSTLCFLLLFMTVVLLHQLAKDYLQAFYHIAHGWLNEALRHHQNTRGRYLHDAFVSYSGRDERWVMEELLPNLERRGPPFLKLCLHSRDFQLGKDIVENITDSLYRSRRTLCLVSRHYLRSNWCSLEMRLGTYRLQVEHRDVLILVFLEKIPSNLLSAHHRLARLVKTRTYIEWPQDPAQQEAFWERLWKKLLPDRVQ; the protein is encoded by the coding sequence ATGTCTACCTTTAAAAATGTGAAACATTTTCGTATTGTTTTTTGGGGCAACCCACTGACAGAAGACAAGTCTCTGGTTTCTCTATGTAAAACCAATGTCTCTCTGTCATCACTGAAGCTTTTCGTTTACGAATCTGGACAACACTTTTCACTCAGAAACAGCCCATTTGTCTGCCTAAATCACCTAGAAAGACTGTATCTGTTAGGGAGTCATATTCATATAGAAGACTTTGCGTTCCAGGGGCTTCACCATTTGCAGGAACTATTCCTACAAACTCCTGGGTGGAATTCGAGTGGAATGACACCAGAACTCCTCATATCTCAGTCTGCTTTTAAGGGACTTAGTGGGCTGCAGAGCTTAATAGTCACTGCACCCTTGTATGTTTTAAAACCCGAAGTGTTTGTAGATATTTCAAATGTAAAAATGTTAGACTTCACTGCATGCAAAATTCAAGTAATTGAAGACTTTGCTTTTAAAAACCTAAGTGAGGTGAGACACATGGATCTCAGAATGAATAAGATTTCTAAACTAACAAAAAACACCTTCTTTGGACTTCAGACCCTGGAGAGTTTGATGCTTGAACACAATCCACTGATGCACTTAGAAGCCGAATGCTTTGCCCATTTGCCCTCCCTTAGGATTCTCCATCTCGGGAATCTGAAGCTTCCCAACACTGAGCCCTTTGGAATGCAAGTTCTCAACCTGAGTCTCATCTTTGGGGGCTTCCCTCGCAACCTGTCTGAACTCACCATCACATCTGCTGTGCGCCCTATGACTTTGGTCATCGCTGATGACAGCACCCCAGACGTGGACTTGAGTCTCACTCTCTCCGGCCAGAAGATTGTTTTATGGGGATGCAGTAGACCCTTTCTACAATCTGTTACCAAACTCTATGTTGTGACAGACTTGTTCATTTGTGCGCCTCAACATACAGTTGCTCTCTGTCACTTCACATCAGTGGTCTCCTTGGATTTTTCTCAGGTGCATTCCAGCACTATCCAAAGTCTCTCTTGCCTCAACAGATTGGTGAATTTAAAGAGTTTAGATATTGAACGTGTCAACTTTATCAATGATCCAGGTGTCAGTCACATGTTTCACAACTTGACCCAACTACAGATTTTTACACTTAGTCAGTGCTGGTTGGATTCTTTGGAGGGCGAGCTCAGTCTGGATCTGACCTCTCTGGAGTATTTTTTCATTGATAGTATAGAGACAGAAGTCAGTTTTACAACAGGTTTCTTTGAACACCTGACCAGCCTGAAGTCTGCAATAGTCAGTGAGGTAAAACTGCGCTGCACCTGTGACAATATGTGGTTCCTCCATTGGGCAAGGAATAAGCAACAGACAGAGGTGTTTATGTCAAACCCCCTGGACAATcctctccagtgtttgtctgggGGTGGGCTCCAGGACCTAGACAGCTATGGCCAGGCCCACTGCTGGATGTGGGGTCTGGATGTggggtttgtgttgtttgtcagCACATTGTGCTTCCTCCTGCTGTTCATGACGGTTGTGCTGCTGCATCAGTTGGCCAAAGACTACCTGCAGGCCTTCTACCACATCGCTCACGGCTGGCTGAATGAGGCACTGCGTCACCACCAGAACACCAGAGGGCGCTACCTTCATGATGCCTTTGTGTCTTACAGTGGCAGGGACGAGCGCTGGGTGATGGAGGAACTCCTGCCCAACCTGGAGCGCAGGGGACCCCCATTCCTGAAGCTTTGCCTGCACAGCCGGGACTTCCAGCTGGGGAAGGATATTGTGGAGAATATAACTGACAGTCTGTACAGGAGCCGCCGCACCCTCTGCCTGGTCAGCCGCCACTACCTGCGGAGCAACTGGTGCTCCCTGGAGATGCGGCTGGGCACCTACCGGCTGCAGGTGGAGCACAGGGATGTGCTGATCCTGGTGTTCCTGGAGAAGATCCCTTCTAACCTGCTCTCTGCCCATCACAGGCTGGCCCGACTCGTCAAGACCAGGACTTACATAGAGTGGCCTCAAGACCCAGCCCAACAGGAGGCATTCTGGGAAAGACTGTGGAAAAAACTGTTGCCAGACAGGGTGCAATGA
- the LOC134062320 gene encoding protein FAM180A produces MEETRLGRMLPVRLLVISVFYCNLYLTTASHWSKALYPSAYRVKRGTPAFINPTFQKSVEDINLLYEILISGLHLEEDEGLFSEVDEELASLRRVQTLEVICKDVLPRKLSEIRRLIAELKHRSGPLRREDFERTVLTMVYAVQKLTHTPAGYQRDMWAEALLDLERAVKQDLSLR; encoded by the exons atggaGGAGACCAGGCTGGGCAGGATGCTACCTGTCAGGCTTCTGGTCATCTCTGTCTTTTACTGCAATCTCTACTTGACCACTGCTTCGCACTGGAGCAAAG cCCTCTACCCATCTGCATACAGAGTGAAGAGGGGAACGCCAGCTTTCATCAACCCCACCTTCCAGAAGTCTGTAGAGGACATCAACTTGCTGTACGAG ATCCTGATTTCTGGTCTTCacctggaggaggacgagggtcTTTTCAGTGAGGTGGACGAGGAGCTGGCTTCCCTGCGCCGCGTCCAGACGCTTGAGGTCATCTGCAAGGACGTGCTTCCCAGGAAGCTGTCAGAGATCCGCCGCCTGATCGCTGAGCTGAAGCATCGCAGCGGCCCTCTCCGTCGGGAGGATTTCGAACGCACCGTGCTGACCATGGTCTACGCGGTGCAGAAGCTCACGCACACGCCGGCAGGCTACCAGAGGGACATGTGGGCCGAGGCCCTGCTGGACCTGGAGCGAGCGGTCAAACAAGACCTCTCGCTCAGGTGA
- the LOC134062057 gene encoding toll-like receptor 13 — MLLGPGRRFHWCDLASSQAILPSYPDPQQPFIVDTDASNQTFGCPDFNKLKWEDYGGAHGDMHRVSGRDERWVMEELLPNLERRGPPFLKLCLHSRDFQLGKDIVENITDSLYRSRRTLCLVSRHYLRSNWCSLEMRLGTYRLQVEHRDVLILVFLEKIPSNLLSAHHRLARLVKTRTYIEWPQDPAQQEAFWERLWKKLLPDRVQ, encoded by the exons ATGCTGCTGGGCCCTGGTAGACGATTCCATTGGTGCGACCTGGCATCCTCCCAAGCAATCCTGCCCTCCTACCCTGATCCTCAACAGCCCTTCATCGTGGACACTGATGCCAGCAAT CAGACGTTTGGGTGCCCCGACTTCAACAAACTgaagtgggaggattatggcggcgcccatggagacatgcACCGTGTAAG TGGCAGGGACGAGCGCTGGGTGATGGAGGAACTCCTGCCCAACCTGGAGCGCAGGGGACCCCCATTCCTGAAGCTTTGCCTGCACAGCCGGGACTTCCAGCTGGGGAAGGATATTGTGGAGAATATAACTGACAGTCTGTACAGGAGCCGCCGCACCCTCTGCCTGGTCAGCCGCCACTACCTGCGGAGCAACTGGTGCTCCCTGGAGATGCGGCTTGGCACCTACCGGCTGCAGGTGGAGCACAGGGATGTGCTGATCCTGGTGTTCCTGGAGAAGATCCCTTCTAACCTGCTCTCTGCCCATCACAGGCTGGCCCGACTCGTCAAGACCAGGACTTACATAGAGTGGCCTCAAGACCCAGCCCAACAGGAGGCATTCTGGGAAAGACTGTGGAAAAAACTGTTGCCAGACAGGGTGCAATGA